A single genomic interval of Bacillus smithii harbors:
- the rsmG gene encoding 16S rRNA (guanine(527)-N(7))-methyltransferase RsmG has product MNIDQFQEKLKEKGIILTSFQLEQFERYYEMLVDWNERMNLTAITDREEVYLKHFYDSISAAFYYDFRKEWSVCDVGAGAGFPSIPLKIVFPSLKITIVDSLKKRITFLEELAKTLKLENTSFYHDRAESFGQKKEHREHYDVVTARAVARMSVLSELCLPLVKENGAFLAMKAAHAQEELRAAEKAISTLGGKIKEIGSFLLPYEQSERNIIWIEKVKQTPKKYPRKPGVPNKMPLE; this is encoded by the coding sequence ATGAACATTGATCAATTTCAAGAAAAACTTAAAGAAAAAGGAATTATATTGACTTCTTTTCAGCTTGAGCAATTCGAACGCTATTACGAAATGCTTGTGGACTGGAACGAGCGAATGAATTTGACTGCCATAACCGATCGGGAAGAAGTCTATTTAAAACATTTTTATGATTCGATTTCCGCTGCTTTTTATTACGATTTTCGCAAAGAATGGTCGGTATGTGACGTGGGAGCGGGGGCCGGTTTTCCAAGCATTCCTTTAAAAATCGTATTTCCATCGTTAAAAATAACCATTGTCGATTCTTTGAAAAAACGAATTACCTTTTTGGAGGAATTAGCCAAAACATTGAAATTGGAAAATACGTCCTTTTACCATGACCGCGCAGAAAGTTTTGGACAAAAGAAAGAGCATCGCGAGCATTACGATGTGGTCACGGCTAGAGCCGTTGCCAGAATGTCGGTGTTGAGCGAACTGTGTTTGCCGCTTGTGAAAGAAAATGGAGCCTTTTTGGCGATGAAAGCTGCCCATGCCCAAGAAGAACTGCGTGCGGCTGAAAAAGCCATCTCCACTTTGGGAGGCAAAATCAAAGAAATTGGATCGTTTCTGTTGCCGTACGAACAAAGCGAAAGAAATATTATCTGGATTGAAAAAGTAAAACAAACGCCTAAAAAATATCCGCGCAAGCCTGGAGTGCCTAATAAAATGCCGTTGGAATAA
- the mnmG gene encoding tRNA uridine-5-carboxymethylaminomethyl(34) synthesis enzyme MnmG, with product MQQYEAGQYDVIVVGAGHAGVEAGLAAARMGAKTLMITINLDMIAFMPCNPSIGGPAKGIVVREIDALGGEMGKNIDKTYIQMRMLNTGKGPAVRALRAQADKVLYQREMKKTLENEPNLTLVQGMVEKLIVENDECKGVITKTGAVYRSKTVVLTTGTYLRGEIIIGDLKYSSGPNNQQPSIGLAEHLKELGFDIVRFKTGTPPRVNSKTIDYSKTEIQPGDEEPRAFSYETTKFITDQLPCWLTYTNEETHKIINANLDRSPMYSGMIKGTGPRYCPSIEDKVVRFHDKPRHQIFLEPEGRNTEEVYVQGLSTSLPEDVQHRILQTIPGLEKAQLMRAGYAIEYDAIVPTQLWPTLETKKIKNLYTAGQINGTSGYEEAAGQGIMAGINAACRVLGKEEVILSRSDAYIGVLIDDLVTKGTNEPYRLLTSRAEYRLLLRHDNADLRLTEIGYKLGLIKEERYQAFLNKKQDIENEMKRLKSTIIKPNEEVQQLISEAGGSPLKDGIRASDLLKRPEMTYDHIKKIVPAEKELSPEVEEQVEIQIKYEGYIQKSLQQVDKLKKMENKKIPEDIDYDAINGLATEARQKLKKVRPLSIAQASRISGVNPADISILLVYIEQGKIARIAN from the coding sequence ATGCAGCAATATGAAGCAGGCCAATATGATGTCATTGTCGTCGGTGCCGGACATGCTGGAGTCGAAGCAGGCCTGGCTGCTGCCAGAATGGGTGCTAAGACGTTAATGATTACCATCAACTTGGATATGATCGCATTTATGCCTTGCAACCCGTCAATCGGCGGTCCGGCAAAAGGAATTGTTGTCCGCGAAATTGACGCATTGGGCGGGGAAATGGGAAAAAATATTGATAAAACCTATATCCAAATGAGAATGTTAAATACAGGTAAAGGTCCGGCCGTCCGTGCGCTAAGAGCGCAAGCGGATAAAGTTTTATATCAGCGGGAAATGAAAAAAACGCTGGAAAACGAACCGAATTTAACATTAGTTCAAGGAATGGTTGAAAAATTAATTGTCGAAAATGATGAATGTAAAGGGGTTATAACGAAAACAGGTGCGGTGTATCGTTCAAAAACAGTCGTTTTAACGACAGGAACCTATTTGCGCGGGGAAATTATCATCGGAGACTTGAAATATTCGAGCGGCCCGAATAATCAACAACCTTCGATAGGCCTTGCTGAGCATTTAAAAGAACTTGGATTTGACATTGTTCGATTTAAAACGGGTACACCACCGCGCGTCAATAGCAAAACTATCGATTACAGCAAAACGGAAATTCAACCGGGCGATGAAGAACCAAGAGCTTTCAGTTATGAAACGACCAAATTTATCACCGACCAGCTCCCTTGCTGGCTGACATATACCAATGAGGAAACACACAAAATCATTAATGCCAACTTGGACCGGTCTCCAATGTATTCCGGTATGATTAAAGGGACTGGACCGCGTTATTGTCCGTCCATTGAAGATAAAGTCGTTCGTTTCCATGACAAACCACGTCATCAAATTTTCTTGGAACCAGAAGGACGAAATACTGAGGAAGTATATGTTCAAGGTTTGTCTACGAGTCTGCCGGAAGATGTGCAACATCGTATTTTGCAAACTATCCCCGGTCTTGAAAAAGCACAATTAATGCGTGCTGGCTATGCCATCGAATATGATGCGATCGTGCCAACACAACTGTGGCCAACTCTAGAAACGAAAAAAATTAAGAATTTGTATACTGCAGGCCAAATTAATGGAACATCCGGCTATGAAGAAGCAGCTGGACAAGGGATTATGGCAGGTATTAATGCAGCATGTCGGGTTCTTGGAAAAGAAGAAGTGATTTTAAGCAGATCCGATGCTTATATTGGAGTGCTTATCGACGACTTGGTGACAAAAGGAACGAACGAACCGTATCGTTTGCTGACATCGCGGGCTGAATACCGCTTGCTACTCCGTCATGATAATGCCGATCTTCGTTTAACGGAAATTGGCTACAAGCTTGGATTAATTAAAGAAGAACGCTATCAAGCCTTTTTAAATAAAAAGCAAGACATTGAAAATGAAATGAAGCGGCTGAAATCCACTATCATCAAGCCGAATGAAGAGGTACAGCAGCTGATTTCAGAAGCAGGAGGAAGCCCGCTTAAGGATGGGATCCGAGCTTCAGACTTGCTGAAAAGACCGGAAATGACATATGACCATATCAAAAAAATCGTTCCGGCCGAAAAAGAGTTAAGCCCAGAAGTCGAAGAACAAGTTGAAATTCAGATTAAATATGAAGGATATATTCAAAAATCGCTGCAGCAAGTTGATAAGTTAAAAAAAATGGAAAATAAAAAGATTCCGGAAGATATTGATTATGATGCCATCAACGGTCTTGCCACAGAAGCTCGACAAAAATTAAAAAAAGTGCGGCCGTTGTCGATTGCTCAAGCGTCACGTATTTCCGGCGTCAATCCGGCGGATATTTCCATTTTGCTTGTTTATATTGAACAAGGAAAAATTGCACGCATCGCTAATTAA
- the mnmE gene encoding tRNA uridine-5-carboxymethylaminomethyl(34) synthesis GTPase MnmE has protein sequence MDTIAAISTPLGEGAIAIVRLSGPDAVSIADRVFHSPNGKKLADVPTHTIHYGQLHDPQTGNVVEEVMVSVMRAPKTFTREDVVEINCHGGLVSVNRVLQLVLNSGARMAEPGEFTKRAFLNGRIDLSQAEAVMDLIRAKTDKAMNVALNQMEGRLSKLIRKLRQEILEVLAHVEVNIDYPEYDDVEEMTHELLLKKSLYVKQEIEKLLRTSQQGKILREGLSTVIIGRPNVGKSSLLNALVHENKAIVTNIPGTTRDVIEEFVNVRGVPLRLVDTAGIRETEDIVERIGVERSRQVLKEADLILLVLNYSEELTPEDEKLFEAAKGMDVIVIVNKTDLPQKIDMERVQKLANNHKIVTTSLLEEQGIDELEEAIASLFFEGSIESQDATYVSNSRHIALLNQALNAINDAIAGVEASMPVDMVQIDLTRTWELLGEIIGDSVHESLINQLFSQFCLGK, from the coding sequence ATCGACACGATTGCGGCTATTTCGACACCGCTTGGGGAGGGAGCGATCGCAATCGTTCGTTTAAGCGGCCCCGATGCTGTTTCTATTGCTGATCGAGTGTTTCACAGCCCCAATGGAAAAAAATTGGCGGACGTTCCTACCCATACGATCCATTACGGACAACTGCATGATCCACAAACCGGAAATGTTGTCGAAGAAGTAATGGTATCGGTCATGAGGGCTCCCAAAACGTTTACAAGGGAAGACGTGGTGGAAATTAACTGCCACGGAGGCCTTGTTTCGGTGAATCGTGTATTGCAGCTAGTACTAAATTCGGGAGCCCGGATGGCAGAACCGGGTGAATTTACAAAAAGAGCCTTTTTAAATGGACGTATTGACTTGTCGCAGGCAGAAGCAGTGATGGATTTAATCCGCGCCAAAACCGATAAAGCGATGAATGTCGCTCTTAATCAAATGGAAGGACGCCTTTCCAAGTTGATCCGTAAACTTCGTCAGGAAATTTTAGAAGTGCTCGCTCACGTGGAAGTGAATATTGACTATCCGGAATATGATGACGTGGAAGAAATGACCCACGAGCTGCTTTTGAAAAAATCTTTATACGTCAAACAAGAAATTGAAAAACTGTTACGGACGTCTCAGCAAGGAAAAATTTTAAGAGAAGGATTGTCAACGGTTATTATTGGCCGGCCGAATGTAGGAAAATCATCGCTGTTGAATGCTCTTGTTCATGAAAATAAAGCGATCGTCACCAATATTCCGGGAACAACGCGCGATGTAATTGAGGAATTTGTAAATGTAAGAGGCGTGCCTCTTCGATTAGTGGATACAGCGGGGATCCGGGAAACGGAAGATATCGTCGAACGTATAGGGGTAGAACGGTCGCGGCAAGTACTAAAAGAAGCAGATTTAATTCTACTCGTATTAAATTATTCAGAAGAGCTGACGCCGGAAGATGAAAAATTGTTTGAAGCGGCAAAAGGAATGGACGTCATTGTCATCGTCAACAAAACCGATCTTCCCCAAAAAATTGATATGGAACGGGTACAGAAACTGGCAAACAACCATAAGATCGTAACGACATCTCTGTTGGAAGAACAAGGAATTGATGAATTGGAGGAGGCGATTGCTTCACTATTTTTCGAGGGATCGATCGAATCGCAGGACGCTACTTATGTATCCAACAGTCGCCATATCGCTTTGCTGAACCAAGCGCTTAATGCGATCAATGATGCGATTGCAGGAGTGGAAGCGTCTATGCCGGTCGACATGGTGCAAATCGACTTAACAAGAACGTGGGAATTGCTCGGTGAAATCATTGGGGATAGCGTCCATGAAAGTTTAATCAATCAGCTGTTTTCACAATTCTGTCTTGGAAAATAA